The following coding sequences are from one Halorubrum sp. BOL3-1 window:
- a CDS encoding aldo/keto reductase produces MQHRELGNSGVEVSEIGFGAWVVGTDWWGDRSDEQAVGMVEDALDAGVTYVDTGDVYGHGDSEEIIGRAIDGRRDEVTLATKVGYDFYDNPQAGHGELPKELTREYLTEAFEASLDRLDTDYVDLLQLHNANVDEVTPEVRDLLAEWKVEGRVRALGWALGPSIGWLAEGDAAVEYEEFDAVQTVFNLFEQEPGRHFVESIRERGSDTSVIARVPHSSGLLNEQVTPDTVLEDGDHRSHRPKEWYETGWEKVEAIRFIEEPDHAEGSRTMAQAAIRWLLAHDEVASVTPTFRDGDDIAEWSAAGVPPLSDAEYDRVAELYARNFDVDGDDGMDVLRTSVDGEDIEAAGLDKRAASY; encoded by the coding sequence ATGCAACACCGCGAACTGGGGAACTCGGGCGTCGAGGTCTCCGAAATCGGCTTCGGCGCGTGGGTCGTCGGCACCGACTGGTGGGGCGACCGCTCCGACGAACAGGCGGTCGGGATGGTCGAGGACGCGCTCGACGCGGGCGTCACCTACGTCGACACCGGCGACGTGTACGGCCACGGCGACAGCGAGGAGATAATCGGGCGGGCCATCGACGGCCGTCGCGACGAGGTGACGCTGGCGACGAAGGTCGGCTACGACTTCTACGACAACCCGCAGGCCGGCCACGGCGAGCTGCCGAAGGAGCTGACCCGCGAGTACCTCACCGAGGCGTTCGAGGCCTCGCTCGACCGGCTCGACACCGACTACGTCGACCTGCTCCAGCTCCACAACGCCAACGTCGACGAGGTCACCCCCGAGGTGCGCGACCTCCTCGCGGAGTGGAAGGTCGAGGGCCGCGTCCGCGCGCTCGGCTGGGCGCTCGGTCCCTCCATCGGCTGGCTCGCGGAGGGCGACGCCGCCGTCGAGTACGAGGAGTTCGACGCGGTCCAGACCGTGTTCAATCTGTTCGAGCAGGAGCCGGGCCGCCACTTCGTGGAGTCGATCCGCGAGCGCGGCTCGGACACCTCGGTGATCGCGCGCGTCCCGCACTCCTCCGGCCTGCTCAACGAGCAGGTAACGCCCGACACCGTCCTCGAAGACGGCGACCACCGCTCGCACCGCCCGAAGGAGTGGTACGAGACGGGCTGGGAGAAGGTCGAGGCGATCCGGTTCATCGAAGAGCCGGACCACGCGGAGGGGAGCCGCACGATGGCGCAGGCCGCGATCCGCTGGCTGCTCGCGCACGACGAGGTCGCCTCCGTCACCCCCACGTTCCGCGACGGCGACGACATCGCGGAATGGAGCGCGGCGGGCGTGCCGCCGCTCTCAGACGCCGAGTACGACCGGGTGGCGGAGCTGTACGCCCGTAACTTCGACGTCGACGGCGACGACGGGATGGACGTCCTGCGCACCTCCGTAGACGGCGAGGACATCGAGGCCGCCGGTCTCGACAAGCGCGCCGCGTCGTACTGA
- a CDS encoding transcriptional regulator: MPDLNPVAKRIHNVQPRPVRLELDSDETGVYEFSSTEFFQREFRGEGVRVDADGDADFRLISSDDYERILLGRSGPDEEGWSMVGEVVAAERAEE, encoded by the coding sequence ATGCCGGATCTCAACCCCGTCGCGAAGCGGATCCACAACGTCCAGCCTCGACCGGTTCGGCTCGAACTCGACTCCGACGAGACTGGCGTCTACGAGTTCTCCTCGACCGAGTTCTTCCAGCGGGAGTTCCGCGGCGAGGGCGTCCGGGTCGATGCGGACGGCGACGCCGACTTCCGGCTGATCAGCTCGGACGACTACGAGCGGATCCTGCTCGGGCGCTCCGGACCCGACGAGGAGGGCTGGTCCATGGTGGGGGAGGTCGTCGCGGCAGAGCGGGCCGAGGAGTGA
- a CDS encoding 50S ribosomal protein L11 encodes MAGTIEALVPGGEATPGPPLGPELGPTPVDVQDVVAQINDETAAFDGMEVPVTVDYDDDGSFTIEIGVPPTAELIKDEAGFETGSGEPQENFVADMSVEQVKTVAEQKSSDLLAYDTKAAAKEVGGTCASLGVTIEGEDARTFDDRVDDGEYDDALDE; translated from the coding sequence ATGGCTGGAACTATCGAAGCGCTCGTCCCCGGCGGGGAGGCCACCCCCGGCCCGCCGCTCGGTCCCGAGCTCGGACCGACGCCGGTAGACGTTCAAGACGTCGTCGCGCAGATCAACGACGAGACCGCGGCGTTCGACGGCATGGAAGTACCCGTCACCGTCGACTACGACGACGATGGCTCCTTCACCATCGAGATCGGCGTGCCGCCCACCGCGGAGCTCATCAAGGACGAAGCCGGCTTCGAGACCGGCTCCGGCGAGCCGCAGGAGAACTTCGTCGCCGACATGTCCGTCGAACAGGTGAAGACGGTGGCCGAGCAGAAGTCGAGCGACCTGCTCGCGTACGACACGAAGGCCGCCGCCAAGGAAGTCGGCGGCACCTGCGCCTCCCTCGGCGTCACCATCGAGGGCGAGGACGCCCGGACGTTCGACGACCGGGTCGACGACGGCGAGTACGACGACGCCCTCGACGAGTAA
- a CDS encoding CNNM domain-containing protein, with protein MIPLATPMPPGEVALRIAAGVFLILINAYFVAIEFGLTRLRQYPESEMDTPGLRRAWEMTDDLEFYLTTCQIWISGTSIALGIVAEPGLAAALAPVFENTALASAGAGSLLAFFLINMVHLTHGEQTPTYLGVERSKQVAGYGARPLYWFAWLISPLIKFGDRVAKGTLRLFGVEMTGSWTETEEDVLETRAQLRTRLGSMMEEVDLPEERRREVLNALDVDEVSVREVMTPADEVVSLSTTASAEANLDRISDTPHARFPLVGADLTAFEGIVYAPSIVSHFEALRSGETTFAEVAAPPVTVSAETSVSDAFDQFQAERQELALVIEGGAVVGLITATDALEAVMGQLEDPLDAGDL; from the coding sequence ATGATCCCGCTCGCGACGCCGATGCCCCCCGGTGAGGTCGCCCTCCGGATCGCGGCCGGCGTCTTCCTCATCCTGATCAACGCGTACTTCGTGGCGATCGAGTTCGGGCTGACGCGGCTCAGACAGTACCCCGAGTCGGAGATGGACACCCCCGGCCTGCGCCGCGCGTGGGAGATGACCGACGACCTGGAGTTCTACCTCACCACCTGCCAGATCTGGATCTCGGGTACCAGCATCGCGCTCGGGATCGTGGCCGAGCCGGGACTCGCGGCCGCCCTCGCGCCGGTCTTCGAGAACACGGCGCTCGCCTCGGCCGGCGCCGGGTCGCTCCTCGCCTTCTTCCTCATCAACATGGTCCACCTCACGCACGGGGAGCAGACGCCGACGTACCTCGGCGTCGAGCGCTCGAAGCAGGTGGCCGGGTACGGCGCGCGGCCCCTCTACTGGTTCGCGTGGCTCATCTCGCCGCTGATCAAGTTCGGTGACCGGGTCGCGAAGGGGACGCTCCGGCTGTTCGGCGTCGAGATGACCGGGTCGTGGACCGAGACCGAGGAGGACGTGTTGGAGACGCGCGCGCAGCTCCGAACCCGCCTCGGCTCGATGATGGAGGAGGTGGACCTGCCCGAGGAGCGCAGACGGGAAGTGCTGAACGCGCTCGACGTCGACGAGGTGTCGGTCCGCGAGGTCATGACGCCGGCCGACGAGGTCGTCTCGCTGTCGACGACCGCGTCCGCCGAGGCGAACCTCGACCGGATCAGCGACACGCCGCACGCGCGGTTCCCCCTTGTCGGCGCGGACCTGACGGCGTTCGAGGGAATCGTGTACGCGCCGTCGATCGTGAGCCACTTCGAAGCGCTCCGGTCGGGCGAGACGACGTTCGCGGAGGTCGCCGCCCCGCCGGTGACCGTCTCGGCCGAGACCAGCGTGAGCGACGCCTTCGACCAGTTCCAGGCGGAGCGACAGGAGCTGGCGCTCGTGATCGAGGGCGGCGCGGTCGTCGGGCTGATCACCGCGACCGACGCGCTGGAGGCGGTGATGGGACAGTTAGAGGACCCGCTGGACGCGGGTGATTTATAA
- a CDS encoding DJ-1/PfpI family protein — protein sequence MTGRQILMIVGDFGEDYEIMVPYQALQAVGHGVHAVCPEKAGGDSIKTAVHDFRGDQTYLETRGHDFELTHGFDEVDPTEYDALVVPGGRAPEYLRGYDEVLDAVRHFFEADKPVASICHGPQILAAAGVLDGYELTAYPAVRPEVEAAGCSWVDGVTTDGNLVTGQAWPDHPEWIAQFLDLLGTEIEHGPAAATAD from the coding sequence ATGACAGGACGGCAGATTCTGATGATCGTCGGAGATTTCGGAGAGGACTACGAAATCATGGTCCCGTATCAGGCGCTTCAGGCGGTGGGTCACGGGGTCCACGCGGTCTGTCCGGAAAAGGCGGGCGGCGACTCGATCAAGACCGCGGTCCACGACTTCCGCGGCGACCAGACGTACCTGGAGACCCGCGGCCACGACTTCGAACTCACGCACGGCTTCGACGAGGTCGATCCGACGGAGTACGACGCCCTCGTCGTCCCCGGCGGACGCGCGCCGGAGTACCTCCGCGGCTACGACGAGGTGCTCGACGCGGTCCGGCACTTCTTCGAGGCGGACAAGCCCGTCGCGTCGATCTGTCACGGTCCGCAGATCCTCGCGGCAGCGGGCGTGCTCGACGGCTACGAGCTGACGGCGTACCCCGCCGTCAGGCCCGAGGTCGAGGCCGCCGGCTGCTCGTGGGTCGACGGCGTGACCACCGACGGGAACCTCGTCACGGGGCAGGCGTGGCCCGACCACCCCGAGTGGATCGCGCAGTTCCTCGACCTGCTCGGGACGGAGATCGAGCACGGGCCGGCGGCCGCGACCGCCGACTGA
- a CDS encoding ATP-binding protein, giving the protein MTLEDFTEFTGDGEGDGDAPDEVADDPGEADTAETGTESAVDGGTAGDAGTAVDSGTAGGDPSGDRGDDAFAAYDATPAGSDAGLGVVSVSQGLRVAEDEEETSLKAFVTTDNREAVRLGKYLLIPYPDGERLFCRITGLEYAQEFQSDDATEIHARRQMRRDDFAERDYKFVADLEPMSVVYGEGEEMKRRMTDRVPKPGAVAEEAADDAEIKTGLKIPDDGVFLGHLSVGGEKVRTAAEPPTVDYRVKDDYADGDPLAFRHTLVAGGTGSGKTHASKNVLRQYLDADRTYPMGDGRESRMAVVQFDPQDEYAQMHDDNPDLDDAFARRLEREGIAHGGHDDTVALVPRVANATYPGEGHRAERVEFTVPFSLARDMPWLVAGSGLNDNQYPALLTLLNRFFDSYGDSGTYSQFLSYLDDPALKEELHESGRVHEATFDAVKRRVRGVPGGVFDQDAKPITELDHTLVRPGGISVVPTYHLPTSRQKEIVVLAVAGLLIDDKLSNDPDSDRIKETPLLVGMDEAHNFLADADNVQAQKVVQKFTEAAKQGRKERLGLFLITQDPQDVAESVFKQVNTKVVLNLGDEDAISSVNIPANLAGKVPYMEKGQMVVYSPDNSEPVELIGLSKCVTRHD; this is encoded by the coding sequence ATGACGCTGGAGGATTTCACCGAGTTCACCGGGGACGGCGAGGGTGACGGCGACGCCCCAGACGAGGTCGCCGACGACCCCGGCGAGGCCGACACCGCCGAGACCGGAACCGAGTCCGCGGTCGACGGCGGGACGGCGGGCGACGCCGGGACCGCAGTCGACTCCGGGACGGCGGGCGGTGACCCGTCCGGCGACCGCGGGGACGACGCCTTCGCCGCCTACGACGCGACGCCCGCGGGCAGCGACGCGGGACTCGGCGTCGTGTCGGTGTCGCAGGGGCTCCGCGTGGCCGAAGACGAGGAGGAGACGTCGCTGAAGGCGTTCGTCACGACGGACAACCGCGAGGCGGTGCGGCTCGGCAAGTACCTCCTGATTCCGTACCCGGACGGCGAGCGGCTGTTCTGCCGGATCACGGGGTTGGAGTACGCCCAGGAGTTCCAGTCGGACGACGCGACCGAGATCCACGCCCGCCGGCAGATGCGCCGCGACGACTTCGCGGAGCGCGACTACAAGTTCGTCGCCGACCTGGAGCCGATGTCGGTCGTTTACGGCGAGGGAGAGGAGATGAAACGACGGATGACGGACCGGGTGCCGAAGCCCGGCGCCGTGGCCGAGGAGGCGGCTGACGACGCCGAGATCAAGACCGGGCTGAAGATCCCCGACGACGGCGTCTTCCTCGGCCACCTCTCGGTCGGCGGCGAGAAGGTGCGGACGGCCGCGGAGCCGCCCACGGTCGACTACCGCGTGAAGGACGACTACGCCGACGGCGACCCCCTCGCGTTCCGACACACGCTCGTCGCCGGCGGCACCGGCTCGGGGAAGACCCACGCGTCGAAGAACGTCCTCCGACAGTACCTCGACGCGGACCGCACGTACCCGATGGGCGACGGACGCGAGTCGCGGATGGCGGTGGTCCAGTTCGACCCGCAGGACGAGTACGCGCAGATGCACGACGACAACCCCGACCTCGACGACGCGTTCGCCCGGCGGCTGGAGCGCGAGGGGATCGCCCACGGCGGCCACGACGACACCGTCGCTCTGGTGCCCCGCGTCGCGAACGCGACCTACCCCGGCGAGGGCCACCGCGCCGAGCGCGTCGAGTTCACGGTCCCCTTCTCGCTGGCGCGGGACATGCCGTGGCTCGTGGCCGGGTCGGGACTCAACGACAACCAGTATCCCGCGCTGTTGACGCTTCTCAACCGATTCTTCGACAGCTACGGCGATTCGGGGACGTACAGCCAGTTCCTCTCGTACCTCGACGACCCGGCGCTCAAAGAGGAGCTTCACGAGAGCGGTCGGGTCCACGAGGCGACGTTCGACGCCGTCAAGCGGCGGGTCCGCGGGGTTCCGGGCGGCGTGTTCGATCAAGACGCGAAGCCGATCACCGAACTCGACCACACCCTCGTCCGCCCCGGCGGGATCTCGGTCGTCCCCACGTACCACCTGCCGACCTCCCGGCAGAAGGAGATCGTCGTCCTCGCGGTCGCGGGGCTGCTCATCGACGACAAGCTCTCGAACGACCCGGACAGCGACCGGATCAAGGAGACGCCGCTGCTCGTCGGGATGGACGAGGCGCACAACTTCCTCGCTGACGCCGACAACGTTCAGGCGCAGAAGGTCGTCCAGAAATTCACGGAGGCCGCGAAGCAGGGCCGCAAGGAGCGGCTGGGCCTGTTTCTCATCACGCAGGACCCGCAGGACGTTGCCGAGTCGGTGTTCAAGCAGGTGAACACGAAGGTCGTCTTGAACCTCGGCGACGAGGACGCGATCAGCAGCGTCAACATCCCCGCGAACCTCGCCGGGAAGGTCCCGTACATGGAGAAGGGGCAGATGGTCGTCTACTCGCCGGACAACTCCGAGCCGGTCGAGCTGATCGGGCTCTCGAAGTGCGTGACACGACACGACTGA
- a CDS encoding M28 family peptidase, with the protein MTELPDRVVGDARTSDFGWSLLTDLTDIGNRMAGSAGERRGAERVVEAFEAAGLRNAGLDEFEIPGWWRGDSSLSVSGPVERRHENSHEVIALPGTPSGEVTAPLVDVGDGTDEEFAAAGDTLEGAVAMASSRTPESHDRWIHRMEKYVAAAERGAVGFVFRNHIEGALPPTGEIGYHNRPGPIPAVGVSKEVGDRLSRLAGAAEEERGEKQGGNGPGTGDRPTVSLDVDCRNEPTTSVNAVAEVGPDTDEAVYLTAHVDAHDVSDGANDNGAGSALVAEVGRLLASVEGDLDTRVRLVTFGSEEIGLWGAYHAAETTPREEIACLVNLDGACSSRNLRVGTNGFDGMRSTFEAVADAFDAPLATGETISPHGDQWAFVQEGIPAVMVSTTSEQSGRGWGHTHADTLDKLDSRDLRETATLVAAGVYRFATGETEATHCSRESVSDAIDEGYVEELKTGGRWPYGE; encoded by the coding sequence ATGACCGAGCTACCGGACCGCGTCGTCGGCGACGCGCGGACGAGCGACTTCGGGTGGAGCCTCCTCACGGACCTGACGGACATCGGGAACCGCATGGCCGGGTCGGCCGGCGAGCGCCGCGGCGCCGAGCGCGTCGTCGAGGCGTTCGAGGCGGCCGGACTCAGGAACGCCGGACTCGACGAGTTCGAGATCCCCGGCTGGTGGCGCGGCGACTCGTCGCTTTCGGTGTCGGGACCGGTCGAGCGCCGCCACGAGAACTCTCACGAGGTGATCGCGCTGCCCGGCACGCCGAGCGGCGAGGTGACCGCCCCGCTCGTGGACGTCGGGGACGGCACCGACGAGGAGTTCGCCGCCGCGGGCGACACGCTGGAGGGCGCGGTCGCGATGGCCTCCTCGCGCACGCCGGAGAGTCACGACCGGTGGATCCACCGGATGGAAAAGTACGTCGCGGCGGCCGAGCGCGGCGCGGTCGGGTTCGTCTTCCGGAACCACATCGAGGGGGCGCTCCCGCCGACCGGCGAGATCGGCTACCACAACCGCCCCGGACCGATCCCCGCGGTGGGCGTCTCGAAGGAGGTCGGCGACCGGCTCTCGCGGCTCGCCGGAGCGGCCGAGGAGGAGAGAGGGGAGAAGCAGGGCGGTAACGGTCCGGGAACCGGCGACCGACCGACCGTCTCGCTCGACGTCGACTGCCGGAACGAGCCGACGACCTCGGTGAACGCGGTCGCGGAGGTCGGTCCCGACACCGACGAGGCGGTGTACCTCACCGCGCACGTGGACGCCCACGACGTGAGCGACGGCGCGAACGACAACGGCGCCGGGTCGGCGCTCGTCGCGGAGGTCGGTCGCCTACTCGCGAGCGTCGAGGGCGACCTCGACACGCGGGTGCGTCTCGTCACCTTCGGCTCCGAGGAGATCGGGCTGTGGGGGGCGTACCACGCCGCGGAGACGACGCCGCGGGAGGAGATCGCCTGTCTGGTCAACCTCGACGGGGCCTGTAGCTCGCGGAACCTCCGCGTGGGGACGAACGGGTTCGACGGGATGCGCTCGACCTTCGAGGCGGTCGCGGACGCGTTCGACGCCCCGCTCGCGACCGGCGAGACGATCTCGCCGCACGGCGACCAGTGGGCGTTCGTTCAGGAGGGGATCCCGGCCGTGATGGTCTCGACGACGAGCGAGCAGTCGGGTCGCGGGTGGGGACACACCCACGCCGACACCCTCGACAAGCTCGACTCGCGGGACCTCCGAGAGACGGCGACGCTCGTCGCCGCGGGCGTCTACCGGTTCGCGACGGGGGAAACCGAGGCGACCCACTGCTCGCGGGAGTCGGTCAGCGACGCCATCGACGAGGGGTACGTCGAGGAGCTGAAGACGGGCGGACGGTGGCCCTACGGGGAGTGA
- a CDS encoding helix-turn-helix domain-containing protein, with product MREVTFRIYHAGEPECEVSADHPEVRYRSVSSMTGRGSERKRIAELTGPPAEIEAFVEEFREFDLVVSAEPLAPIEGTHAYVALTIDVSAADWEGVGERFSRMGIHYRTGTTISGGVERWTVYLGDGDDLSAVMRELERGGNDVELARNVELASIERSPQLPASGLLDGLTDRQREVLATAIAAGYYDHGGGVGVEEVAAELGLGSTTVWEHLSRAESAVMNALFDRFADGEPVTAVREADRSDSS from the coding sequence ATGCGGGAAGTGACGTTCCGGATCTACCACGCGGGGGAGCCGGAGTGCGAAGTGAGCGCGGATCACCCGGAGGTGCGGTACCGCTCCGTCTCGTCGATGACCGGCAGGGGGTCCGAACGCAAGCGAATCGCAGAACTCACGGGACCGCCGGCCGAGATCGAGGCGTTCGTCGAGGAGTTCCGCGAGTTCGACCTGGTCGTCTCCGCCGAGCCGCTCGCGCCGATCGAGGGGACTCACGCGTACGTCGCCCTGACGATCGACGTCTCGGCGGCCGACTGGGAGGGGGTCGGGGAGCGGTTCTCGCGGATGGGGATCCACTACCGGACGGGGACGACCATCTCCGGCGGCGTCGAGCGCTGGACGGTTTACCTCGGAGACGGCGACGACCTCTCCGCGGTGATGCGCGAGCTCGAACGCGGCGGCAACGACGTGGAGTTGGCGCGGAACGTGGAGCTGGCGTCGATCGAGCGCTCCCCGCAGCTCCCCGCGTCCGGCCTCCTCGACGGTCTCACCGACAGGCAGCGGGAGGTCCTCGCGACCGCGATCGCCGCGGGCTACTACGACCACGGCGGCGGCGTGGGCGTCGAGGAGGTCGCCGCCGAACTCGGGCTCGGCTCGACGACAGTGTGGGAACACCTCTCTCGCGCCGAGTCGGCGGTGATGAACGCGCTGTTCGACCGGTTCGCGGACGGGGAGCCGGTCACCGCGGTCCGTGAGGCGGACCGGTCGGACTCGTCGTGA
- a CDS encoding DoxX family protein yields the protein MDDDPIDDDTVDATDEADGRGAPSRLGRVLLGVGLAAQASEDFRDMDDTVEYAESAGVPMPEVAAPFASGMMVAAGLGIALWRLPRVATGAAVAFLTMVTATMHDFWNADEDDKSGERLAFFGNLAMLGGALVFLREAYKK from the coding sequence ATGGACGACGATCCAATCGACGACGATACTGTCGACGCGACGGACGAAGCCGACGGCCGCGGGGCGCCCTCCCGGCTCGGCCGCGTGCTGCTCGGCGTCGGCCTCGCCGCGCAGGCCTCCGAGGACTTCCGCGACATGGACGACACGGTCGAGTACGCCGAGTCGGCCGGCGTACCGATGCCGGAGGTCGCCGCGCCGTTCGCCTCCGGAATGATGGTCGCGGCCGGCCTCGGCATCGCGCTCTGGCGGCTCCCGCGAGTCGCCACGGGGGCGGCCGTCGCCTTCCTGACCATGGTGACGGCGACGATGCACGACTTCTGGAACGCCGACGAGGACGACAAGAGCGGGGAGCGGCTCGCGTTCTTCGGGAACCTCGCGATGCTCGGCGGGGCCTTGGTGTTCCTGCGCGAGGCGTATAAGAAGTGA
- the hisS gene encoding histidine--tRNA ligase, whose amino-acid sequence MYDGLKGFRDFYPGEQSARREVTDAIEEAAAGHGFRETATPALERTEMYVDKSGEEIVEELYHFEDKGGRGVALTPELTPTVARMVVARGQELSKPIKWMSTRPFWRYEQVQQGRFREFYQTNIDVFGSSAPEADAEVLAVAADALTGLGLTGDDFEFRVSHRDILGGLVRALADDPDAVDTEAAIRAVDKRAKVDEGEYVGLLSDAGLARDTARDFDDLISGVETVDDLDAVAEAGGEAVEAAVANLRNVLAAADDFGAGEFCEVSLTTARGLDYYTGVVFECFDSTGGVSRSVFGGGRYDDLIESFGGQPTPAVGVAPGHATLRLLCQRAGVWPDEELSTDYYVLSVGDTRSEAAALANDLRALDDGAVVEQDVSDRSFGAQLGYADSINAETVVVVGERDLENGEYTVKDMASGDETTVPVEEFPPEDGLPTYEDYE is encoded by the coding sequence ATGTACGACGGCCTCAAGGGATTCCGCGATTTCTACCCCGGCGAGCAGTCCGCCCGCCGCGAGGTGACCGACGCGATCGAGGAAGCGGCGGCCGGACACGGCTTCCGCGAGACCGCGACGCCCGCCCTGGAGCGGACGGAGATGTACGTCGACAAGTCCGGCGAGGAGATCGTCGAGGAGCTCTACCACTTCGAGGACAAGGGCGGTCGCGGCGTCGCGCTGACCCCGGAGCTCACCCCGACCGTCGCCCGGATGGTCGTCGCGAGGGGCCAGGAGCTGTCGAAGCCGATCAAGTGGATGTCCACCCGCCCGTTCTGGCGCTACGAGCAGGTCCAGCAGGGCCGGTTCCGCGAGTTCTACCAGACGAACATCGACGTGTTCGGCTCGTCCGCGCCCGAGGCCGACGCCGAGGTGCTCGCGGTCGCGGCCGACGCGCTCACGGGTCTTGGACTCACCGGCGACGACTTCGAGTTCCGCGTCTCGCACCGCGACATCCTCGGCGGCCTCGTCCGCGCGCTCGCCGACGACCCCGACGCGGTCGACACGGAGGCGGCGATCCGCGCGGTCGACAAGCGCGCGAAGGTCGACGAGGGCGAGTACGTCGGGCTGCTCTCCGACGCGGGCCTCGCCCGCGACACCGCGCGCGACTTCGACGACCTCATCTCTGGCGTCGAGACGGTCGACGACCTCGACGCGGTCGCGGAGGCCGGCGGCGAGGCGGTCGAGGCCGCCGTCGCGAACCTCCGGAACGTGCTCGCCGCGGCCGACGACTTCGGCGCGGGCGAGTTCTGCGAGGTCTCGCTGACGACCGCCCGCGGACTCGACTACTACACCGGCGTCGTCTTCGAGTGCTTCGACTCGACCGGCGGGGTGTCTCGGTCCGTCTTCGGTGGCGGGCGCTACGACGACCTCATCGAGAGCTTCGGCGGCCAGCCCACTCCAGCGGTCGGCGTCGCGCCCGGCCACGCGACGCTCAGGCTGCTCTGTCAGCGCGCCGGCGTCTGGCCCGACGAGGAGCTTTCGACCGACTACTACGTCCTCTCGGTGGGCGACACGCGAAGCGAGGCCGCGGCGCTCGCGAACGACCTCCGCGCGCTCGACGACGGCGCGGTCGTCGAGCAGGACGTCTCGGACCGGTCGTTCGGCGCCCAGCTCGGCTACGCCGACTCGATCAACGCCGAGACGGTCGTGGTCGTCGGTGAGCGCGACCTAGAGAACGGCGAGTACACGGTGAAAGACATGGCGAGCGGCGACGAGACGACCGTTCCGGTCGAGGAGTTTCCGCCGGAGGACGGGCTGCCGACCTACGAGGACTACGAGTAG
- a CDS encoding universal stress protein, with amino-acid sequence MTKRILVAVDGSTEATEALRFAADEWPDAELTALHVINPADSATGAEGGFSGASDQWYDSAKGRGERVLSEATGAVDQTVETRLEVGRPTKTILDVAGGETPVGGDDGSGEPFDHVVLASQGRTGISRVLLGSVAEGVVRRAEVPVTVVR; translated from the coding sequence ATGACCAAACGCATTCTCGTCGCGGTCGACGGGTCCACCGAGGCGACCGAGGCGCTGCGGTTCGCGGCCGACGAGTGGCCCGACGCCGAACTCACGGCGCTTCACGTGATCAACCCCGCGGACTCCGCGACGGGCGCGGAGGGGGGCTTCTCGGGCGCCTCCGACCAGTGGTACGACAGCGCCAAAGGGCGCGGCGAGCGGGTCCTCTCCGAGGCGACGGGAGCGGTCGACCAGACAGTCGAGACGAGATTAGAGGTGGGACGCCCGACGAAGACGATTCTCGACGTCGCCGGCGGCGAGACGCCGGTCGGCGGAGACGACGGCTCCGGCGAGCCGTTCGACCACGTCGTGTTGGCGAGTCAGGGCCGAACGGGCATCTCTCGAGTCCTCCTCGGCAGCGTCGCCGAGGGCGTGGTCCGCCGCGCCGAGGTGCCCGTCACCGTCGTCCGGTGA
- a CDS encoding DUF892 family protein produces the protein MSSKRVVELLRKAYSDEIETVMNYQTNAIVLDGVRAEEIKESLKQDVQEELGHAEQLGQRLKQLDARPPGSADFTAEQDSLQPPEDSTDVLTVINGVLDAEEGAIATYRELIDAAEDANDPVTEDLAVTLLSDEEAHRTEFRGFQKEYQRD, from the coding sequence ATGTCCTCAAAACGAGTTGTCGAGCTGCTTCGAAAGGCGTACTCCGACGAGATCGAGACCGTGATGAACTACCAGACGAACGCTATCGTCCTCGACGGCGTCCGCGCCGAGGAGATCAAAGAGAGCCTCAAACAGGACGTTCAAGAGGAGCTCGGCCACGCCGAACAGCTCGGTCAGCGGCTCAAACAGCTCGACGCGCGGCCTCCGGGGTCCGCCGATTTCACGGCCGAGCAGGACTCGCTACAGCCGCCCGAGGACTCGACTGACGTACTGACGGTCATCAACGGCGTGCTCGACGCCGAGGAGGGCGCGATCGCGACGTACCGCGAGCTCATCGACGCCGCCGAAGACGCGAACGATCCGGTCACCGAAGACCTCGCCGTGACGCTCCTCTCCGACGAGGAGGCCCACCGGACCGAGTTCCGCGGGTTCCAGAAGGAGTACCAACGCGACTAG